Within the Prochlorococcus sp. MIT 1300 genome, the region GTGGATTTAGGAAAGGTACTGTTGTGGCAGGTGGAGCTTCTTCTGATAGAAACATCAGCCTTAGTTCAGTAGAGCTATCTAGAACTGAACAATTGGATAGTCTTAGTTATCGAACGATTACAGTCGGCTTTTTATTATTAACTGTTGGTTTGATAAGTGGTGCTGTCTGGGCAAATGAAGCTTGGGGAAGTTGGTGGAGTTGGGATCCTAAAGAGACTTGGGCTCTTATATGTTGGTTGGTTTATGCAGCATATTTGCATACAAGACTATCTCGTGGCTGGCAGGGAAGAAGGCCCGCTATTGTTGCTGTTATTGGTTTATTTGTGATAGTTGTTTGCTATATAGGTGTAAATTTATTAGGGATAGGTCTCCATAGTTATGGGTGGTTTTTTGGTTCCTAAACCTTTTTTAATATTCTACATTTTTATCGAACCATTTTAAATAATTTATGGCCTCTTGCTATTTCGTATGCCTTGTATGGCATCTGCATAGCTTGGCTGGTTGAACACACCTGACCCGCTGACAATTGCATTAGCTCCCGCTTCTATTACCTTCCAGGCGTTGTTTGCTTTGATTCCACCGTCTACTTCTATCCAGGGATCAAGATTTCTTTCATCGCACATTTTGCGAAGATCAATGATTTTTTGAACTTGACTATCAATAAAACTTTGTCCGCCGAATCCTGGATTAACACTCATTATGAGAACTAGATCACATAGCTCGAGGCAGTATTCGAGGGTGTCAAGAGGAGTGCTTGGATTAAGGACTGCACCTGCCTTTTTGCCAAGATCTTTAATTTGGGCAAGGTTTCTGTGTAGATGAGGACATGCTTCAACTTGTACATATATGTGGTCCGCCCCTGCTT harbors:
- the rpe gene encoding ribulose-phosphate 3-epimerase, translating into MSSKSLVIAPSILSADFARLGEEVKAVDEAGADWIHVDVMDGRFVPNITIGPLIVEALRPVTSKPLDVHLMIVEPEKYVEDFAKAGADHIYVQVEACPHLHRNLAQIKDLGKKAGAVLNPSTPLDTLEYCLELCDLVLIMSVNPGFGGQSFIDSQVQKIIDLRKMCDERNLDPWIEVDGGIKANNAWKVIEAGANAIVSGSGVFNQPSYADAIQGIRNSKRP